Proteins from a genomic interval of Lolium perenne isolate Kyuss_39 chromosome 1, Kyuss_2.0, whole genome shotgun sequence:
- the LOC127332978 gene encoding F-box only protein 13-like gives MPVAASGGLVLCRAPAIVSNPLTGVSRVLPTPPQNQGVPQLHAIAMYNSLYSVALFTGEVPDMSMSVFDSSKDSWEGHVALKRSSETSSTEAPAEGGDSNNCTIYFLRKSGEA, from the coding sequence ATGCCGGTGGCCGCATCGGGCGGCCTCGTCCTCTGTCGTGCGCCGGCCATCGTGTCCAACCCTCTCACCGGCGTGTCCCGCGTACTCCCCACGCCGCCGCAGAACCAAGGCGTTCCGCAGCTCCACGCAATTGCGATGTACAACTCCCTCTACAGTGTGGCGCTCTTCACAGGCGAAGTCCCTGACATGTCAATGTCGGTTTTTGACTCATCCAAGGACTCGTGGGAGGGCCATGTGGCGCTGAAGCGGAGCAGCGAGACCTCTTCCACTGAAGCACCGGCTGAGGGCGGCGACAGCAACAACTGTACGATCTACTTTTTGAGAAAGTCGGGCGAGGCCTAG
- the LOC127300387 gene encoding uncharacterized protein — protein MEVARAFHTPQRHHHLAELRIEANQSPVAFSDPCAAGHKRRCLFPAFSPRKKMLVELPPFEAPALSPPASAGRTASAFSSSALSSPSSGSNRIFTFTFRASPEQPLAPTGSNRSSASALLTPLTPMGSTASGGFRVPSSRPPLSPGPGGASATGSIASLASPKPARTGFSTGNDGGGLASPKPAFGRAGSSPSPVAKVLSPAGPGISGGGDLVVSPPLVLTPLRMPASPVRDSEGSTLWSRRRGKKRQGEEKLQITLPPKKIAKTRATAASEPSPRAALSVSSARPCCSFVNSPAKASKQEANRDILTASAAFRSSSTAGTCCTLVTSPTRPSAVDKASGPECDAILASVGGGGAGSSAACAGAEVVVSVTYSCGAQKEFRFDHCH, from the exons ATGGAGGTGGCCCGCGCCTTCCACACCCCGCAGCGGCACCACCACCTCGCGGAGCTCCGCATCGAGGCTAACCAGTCGCCGGTCGCCTTCTCCGATCCCTGCGCCGCCGGCCACAAGCGCCGCTGCCTCTTCCCCGCCTTCTCCCCGCGCAAGAAGATGTTGGTCGAGCTGCCTCCCTTCGAAGCGCCCGCGCTCTCCCCGCCAGCCAGCGCGGGGCGCACCGCCAGCGCTTTCTCCTCGTCGGCACTGTCGTCTCCTTCCAGCGGGAGCAACCGCATCTTCACCTTCACGTTCCGCGCTTCGCCGGAGCAGCCTTTGGCGCCCACGGGGTCCAACCGCAGCAGCGCCTCGGCGTTATTGACTCCGCTGACACCCATGGGCTCCACCGCCAGCGGCGGGTTTAGGGTCCCGTCTTCCCGGCCGCCGTTGTCGCCCGGTCCCGGGGGCGCCAGCGCAACCGGCAGCATCGCGTCCTTGGCTTCCCCGAAGCCGGCGCGCACGGGATTTTCCACCGGCAACGACGGCGGGGGGTTGGCTTCTCCGAAACCGGCGTTCGGGCGCGCAGGTTCTTCGCCGTCCCCGGTAGCCAAGGTGTTGTCTCCCGCAGGCCCCGGGATTAGCGGCGGTGGCGATCTTGTCGTCTCGCCGCCGCTCGTCCTCACGCCCCTCCGGATGCCGGcctctccggtgcgcgattccgaGGGGAGCACCCTGTGGTCACGGCGCCGCGGGAAGAAGCGCCAGGGGGAGGAGAAGCTGCAGATCACCCTGCCGCCGAAGAAGATCGCCAAGACGCGAGCGACTGCCGCCAGCGAGCCTTCCCCTCGCGCCGCCCTGTCCGTGTCGTCGGCCAGGCCGTGCTGCTCGTTCGTCAATTCGCCGGCGAAGGCGAGCAAGCAG GAAGCCAATAGGGACATCCTCACCGCCAGCGCCGCATTCCGTTCATCGTCGACGGCCGGGACCTGCTGCACGCTCGTCACATCGCCGACGAGGCCGTCCGCGGTGGACAAGGCGAGCGGGCCG GAGTGTGATGCAATATTGGCTAGTGTGGGCGGAGGTGGCGCCGGCTCGTCGGCGGCGTGTGCAGGCGCCGAGGTGGTAGTGAGTGTGACCTACTCGTGCGGTGCCCAGAAGGAGTTCCGATTCGACCATTGCCACTGA